In Cataglyphis hispanica isolate Lineage 1 chromosome 20, ULB_Chis1_1.0, whole genome shotgun sequence, a single genomic region encodes these proteins:
- the LOC126857133 gene encoding matrix metalloproteinase-14 isoform X3: MTRWSKIVSQLSSIDGYLTAIAFLALYTSTGAAPIDAISDTTAANYLAQYGYLPPINPEIGAFLSEEKLKAAIEEFQAFAGLNITGEINDETAKLMATPRCGVKDKVGPATDGRSKRYALQGSRWRTKNLTYKISKYPTGLNKQEVDKEIAKAFGVWSGETDLTFTRKTGRDNVHIEIRFEVGEHGDGDPFDGPGGTLAHAYFPVYGGDAHFDDSERWTIRSYRGTNLFQVAAHEFGHSLGLSHSDVKSALMAPFYRGYDPHFVLDQDDTDAIQALYGEKTKNIPRGTHGPSPPSEEDPELCKDPKIDAMFNTKDGETIVFKGKHYWKLTDNGVASGYPRRIDSTWKELPSNIDAAFTYRNGKTYFFKGTQYWRYINATMDGDYPKEISDGFTGIPDHIDAATVWTGNGKIYFYKGAKFWRFDPASKPPVRSNYPKLIQNWQGIPNHINSAVTYKGYTYFFQDNAYYRFNDRTFRVDDANPAFPRATAYWWFGCKSANRGTLGNDHWPFAFASNLDVADSDTYSDYDNLDSVGDIILDADDNNVHSEFGKK, encoded by the exons ATGACGAGATGGAGCAAGATTGTTTCTCAGCTGTCAAGCATCGATGGCTACCTGACAGCGATAGCGTTCCTCGCTTTGTACACGAGTACGGGAGCGGCGCCAATCGATGCCATCAGCGATACCACTGCTGCG AATTATCTGGCGCAGTACGGATATTTGCCGCCAATAAATCCGGAGATTGGTGCCTTCTTAAGCGAAGAGAAGCTGAAAGCAGCGATAGAAGAATTTCAAGCTTTCGCCGGCCTTAACATAACGg GCGAAATAAATGATGAGACTGCTAAACTTATGGCTACACCAAGATGCGGTGTTAAAGACAAGGTTGGACCAGCTACTGACGGAAGGTCGAAGAGATACGCTCTTCAAG GTTCCAGATGGCGTACAAAAAATCTAACATACAAGATCAGCAAGTATCCGACCGGTCTGAACAAACAGGAAGTGGATAAAGAGATCGCGAAAGCGTTTGGCGTTTGGTCAGGTGAAACTGACTTAACGTTCACCCGCAAAACAGGACGCGACAAC GTTCACATCGAGATCAGATTCGAGGTAGGCGAGCACGGAGATGGTGATCCTTTCGATGGACCTGGTGGTACCTTGGCGCACGCATATTTTCCTGTATACGGTGGCGATGCTCATTTTGACGATTCTGAACGATGGACCATCAGAAGCTATCGCGGTACTAATCTCTTCCAGGTCGCGGCTCACGAATTTGGGCATTCGCTCGGTTTGAGTCATAGCGATGTCAAGAGCGCTCTGATGGCACCCTTCTACCGCGGTTATGATCCCCATTTTGTTTTAGATCAAGACGATACCGATGCTATTCAG GCTTTATATGGGGAAAAAACTAAGAACATACCACGAGGAACTCACGGGCCTTCACCACCTTCCGAAGAAGATCCTGAATTATGTAAGGATCCGAAAATCGATGCAATGTTCAATACTAAGGATGGCGAGACAATTGTGTTCAAGG GAAAACACTATTGGAAATTAACAGACAATGGTGTAGCTAGTGGTTATCCTAGACGTATTGACAGCACGTGGAAAGAACTTCCGTCAAACATAGACGCTGCATTTACATACAGGAATGGCAAGACATATTTCTTCAAG GGTACGCAATACTGGAGGTATATTAACGCGACTATGGATGGTGATTACCCAAAGGAAATTAGCGACGGTTTCACCGGTATTCCCGATCACATCGACGCGGCTACCGTGTGGACCGGAAATGGCAAGATTTACTTCTACAAGGGTGCGAAATTTTGGCGCTTTGATCCGGCGTCGAAGCCACCAGTGAGGAGTAATTATCCTAAACTTATTCAAAACTGGCAAGGCATCCCGAATCACATCAACTCGGCAGTAACTTACAAAGGTTACACGTATTTCTTCCAAGATAACGCCTACTATCGATTCAACGACCGAACGTTCAgg GTGGACGATGCTAATCCCGCCTTCCCAAGAGCAACGGCGTATTGGTGGTTTGGATGCAAGTCCGCTAACAGGGGGACGCTAGGTAATGATCACTGGCCATTTGCATTTGCCAGCAATCTGGACGTGGCTGACAGTGACACGTACAGCGATTATGATAATCTTGACAGCGTTGGCGACATCATCTTAGACGcag ACGACAACAATGTACATTCCGAATTCGGGAAAAAGTGA
- the LOC126857133 gene encoding matrix metalloproteinase-14 isoform X1, whose protein sequence is MTRWSKIVSQLSSIDGYLTAIAFLALYTSTGAAPIDAISDTTAANYLAQYGYLPPINPEIGAFLSEEKLKAAIEEFQAFAGLNITGEINDETAKLMATPRCGVKDKVGPATDGRSKRYALQGSRWRTKNLTYKISKYPTGLNKQEVDKEIAKAFGVWSGETDLTFTRKTGRDNVHIEIRFEVGEHGDGDPFDGPGGTLAHAYFPVYGGDAHFDDSERWTIRSYRGTNLFQVAAHEFGHSLGLSHSDVKSALMAPFYRGYDPHFVLDQDDTDAIQALYGEKTKNIPRGTHGPSPPSEEDPELCKDPKIDAMFNTKDGETIVFKGKHYWKLTDNGVASGYPRRIDSTWKELPSNIDAAFTYRNGKTYFFKGTQYWRYINATMDGDYPKEISDGFTGIPDHIDAATVWTGNGKIYFYKGAKFWRFDPASKPPVRSNYPKLIQNWQGIPNHINSAVTYKGYTYFFQDNAYYRFNDRTFRVDDANPAFPRATAYWWFGCKSANRGTLGNDHWPFAFASNLDVADSDTYSDYDNLDSVGDIILDAGGTDELVTSPNQDNTDSGACENSLTSSERTSQLLLGIATVIIARFVMTT, encoded by the exons ATGACGAGATGGAGCAAGATTGTTTCTCAGCTGTCAAGCATCGATGGCTACCTGACAGCGATAGCGTTCCTCGCTTTGTACACGAGTACGGGAGCGGCGCCAATCGATGCCATCAGCGATACCACTGCTGCG AATTATCTGGCGCAGTACGGATATTTGCCGCCAATAAATCCGGAGATTGGTGCCTTCTTAAGCGAAGAGAAGCTGAAAGCAGCGATAGAAGAATTTCAAGCTTTCGCCGGCCTTAACATAACGg GCGAAATAAATGATGAGACTGCTAAACTTATGGCTACACCAAGATGCGGTGTTAAAGACAAGGTTGGACCAGCTACTGACGGAAGGTCGAAGAGATACGCTCTTCAAG GTTCCAGATGGCGTACAAAAAATCTAACATACAAGATCAGCAAGTATCCGACCGGTCTGAACAAACAGGAAGTGGATAAAGAGATCGCGAAAGCGTTTGGCGTTTGGTCAGGTGAAACTGACTTAACGTTCACCCGCAAAACAGGACGCGACAAC GTTCACATCGAGATCAGATTCGAGGTAGGCGAGCACGGAGATGGTGATCCTTTCGATGGACCTGGTGGTACCTTGGCGCACGCATATTTTCCTGTATACGGTGGCGATGCTCATTTTGACGATTCTGAACGATGGACCATCAGAAGCTATCGCGGTACTAATCTCTTCCAGGTCGCGGCTCACGAATTTGGGCATTCGCTCGGTTTGAGTCATAGCGATGTCAAGAGCGCTCTGATGGCACCCTTCTACCGCGGTTATGATCCCCATTTTGTTTTAGATCAAGACGATACCGATGCTATTCAG GCTTTATATGGGGAAAAAACTAAGAACATACCACGAGGAACTCACGGGCCTTCACCACCTTCCGAAGAAGATCCTGAATTATGTAAGGATCCGAAAATCGATGCAATGTTCAATACTAAGGATGGCGAGACAATTGTGTTCAAGG GAAAACACTATTGGAAATTAACAGACAATGGTGTAGCTAGTGGTTATCCTAGACGTATTGACAGCACGTGGAAAGAACTTCCGTCAAACATAGACGCTGCATTTACATACAGGAATGGCAAGACATATTTCTTCAAG GGTACGCAATACTGGAGGTATATTAACGCGACTATGGATGGTGATTACCCAAAGGAAATTAGCGACGGTTTCACCGGTATTCCCGATCACATCGACGCGGCTACCGTGTGGACCGGAAATGGCAAGATTTACTTCTACAAGGGTGCGAAATTTTGGCGCTTTGATCCGGCGTCGAAGCCACCAGTGAGGAGTAATTATCCTAAACTTATTCAAAACTGGCAAGGCATCCCGAATCACATCAACTCGGCAGTAACTTACAAAGGTTACACGTATTTCTTCCAAGATAACGCCTACTATCGATTCAACGACCGAACGTTCAgg GTGGACGATGCTAATCCCGCCTTCCCAAGAGCAACGGCGTATTGGTGGTTTGGATGCAAGTCCGCTAACAGGGGGACGCTAGGTAATGATCACTGGCCATTTGCATTTGCCAGCAATCTGGACGTGGCTGACAGTGACACGTACAGCGATTATGATAATCTTGACAGCGTTGGCGACATCATCTTAGACGcag GAGGAACCGACGAACTCGTCACGTCGCCGAATCAGGATAATACGGACTCCGGGGCGTGTGAAAATTCGTTGACTTCATCGGAGAGGACGTCGCAACTTCTGCTCGGCATCGCGACGGTAATCATCGCGAGGTTCGTCATGACTACATAA
- the LOC126857133 gene encoding matrix metalloproteinase-14 isoform X2: MTRWSKIVSQLSSIDGYLTAIAFLALYTSTGAAPIDAISDTTAANYLAQYGYLPPINPEIGAFLSEEKLKAAIEEFQAFAGLNITGEINDETAKLMATPRCGVKDKVGPATDGRSKRYALQGSRWRTKNLTYKISKYPTGLNKQEVDKEIAKAFGVWSGETDLTFTRKTGRDNVHIEIRFEVGEHGDGDPFDGPGGTLAHAYFPVYGGDAHFDDSERWTIRSYRGTNLFQVAAHEFGHSLGLSHSDVKSALMAPFYRGYDPHFVLDQDDTDAIQALYGEKTKNIPRGTHGPSPPSEEDPELCKDPKIDAMFNTKDGETIVFKGKHYWKLTDNGVASGYPRRIDSTWKELPSNIDAAFTYRNGKTYFFKGTQYWRYINATMDGDYPKEISDGFTGIPDHIDAATVWTGNGKIYFYKGAKFWRFDPASKPPVRSNYPKLIQNWQGIPNHINSAVTYKGYTYFFQDNAYYRFNDRTFRVDDANPAFPRATAYWWFGCKSANRGTLGNDHWPFAFASNLDVADSDTYSDYDNLDSVGDIILDAVSRSQMRACARSMRRAVQ, translated from the exons ATGACGAGATGGAGCAAGATTGTTTCTCAGCTGTCAAGCATCGATGGCTACCTGACAGCGATAGCGTTCCTCGCTTTGTACACGAGTACGGGAGCGGCGCCAATCGATGCCATCAGCGATACCACTGCTGCG AATTATCTGGCGCAGTACGGATATTTGCCGCCAATAAATCCGGAGATTGGTGCCTTCTTAAGCGAAGAGAAGCTGAAAGCAGCGATAGAAGAATTTCAAGCTTTCGCCGGCCTTAACATAACGg GCGAAATAAATGATGAGACTGCTAAACTTATGGCTACACCAAGATGCGGTGTTAAAGACAAGGTTGGACCAGCTACTGACGGAAGGTCGAAGAGATACGCTCTTCAAG GTTCCAGATGGCGTACAAAAAATCTAACATACAAGATCAGCAAGTATCCGACCGGTCTGAACAAACAGGAAGTGGATAAAGAGATCGCGAAAGCGTTTGGCGTTTGGTCAGGTGAAACTGACTTAACGTTCACCCGCAAAACAGGACGCGACAAC GTTCACATCGAGATCAGATTCGAGGTAGGCGAGCACGGAGATGGTGATCCTTTCGATGGACCTGGTGGTACCTTGGCGCACGCATATTTTCCTGTATACGGTGGCGATGCTCATTTTGACGATTCTGAACGATGGACCATCAGAAGCTATCGCGGTACTAATCTCTTCCAGGTCGCGGCTCACGAATTTGGGCATTCGCTCGGTTTGAGTCATAGCGATGTCAAGAGCGCTCTGATGGCACCCTTCTACCGCGGTTATGATCCCCATTTTGTTTTAGATCAAGACGATACCGATGCTATTCAG GCTTTATATGGGGAAAAAACTAAGAACATACCACGAGGAACTCACGGGCCTTCACCACCTTCCGAAGAAGATCCTGAATTATGTAAGGATCCGAAAATCGATGCAATGTTCAATACTAAGGATGGCGAGACAATTGTGTTCAAGG GAAAACACTATTGGAAATTAACAGACAATGGTGTAGCTAGTGGTTATCCTAGACGTATTGACAGCACGTGGAAAGAACTTCCGTCAAACATAGACGCTGCATTTACATACAGGAATGGCAAGACATATTTCTTCAAG GGTACGCAATACTGGAGGTATATTAACGCGACTATGGATGGTGATTACCCAAAGGAAATTAGCGACGGTTTCACCGGTATTCCCGATCACATCGACGCGGCTACCGTGTGGACCGGAAATGGCAAGATTTACTTCTACAAGGGTGCGAAATTTTGGCGCTTTGATCCGGCGTCGAAGCCACCAGTGAGGAGTAATTATCCTAAACTTATTCAAAACTGGCAAGGCATCCCGAATCACATCAACTCGGCAGTAACTTACAAAGGTTACACGTATTTCTTCCAAGATAACGCCTACTATCGATTCAACGACCGAACGTTCAgg GTGGACGATGCTAATCCCGCCTTCCCAAGAGCAACGGCGTATTGGTGGTTTGGATGCAAGTCCGCTAACAGGGGGACGCTAGGTAATGATCACTGGCCATTTGCATTTGCCAGCAATCTGGACGTGGCTGACAGTGACACGTACAGCGATTATGATAATCTTGACAGCGTTGGCGACATCATCTTAGACGcag TTTCGCGCTCTCAAATGCGCGCATGCGCACGATCGATGCGGCGCGCCGTCCAATGA
- the LOC126857133 gene encoding matrix metalloproteinase-14 isoform X5 — protein sequence MTRWSKIVSQLSSIDGYLTAIAFLALYTSTGAAPIDAISDTTAANYLAQYGYLPPINPEIGAFLSEEKLKAAIEEFQAFAGLNITGEINDETAKLMATPRCGVKDKVGPATDGRSKRYALQGSRWRTKNLTYKISKYPTGLNKQEVDKEIAKAFGVWSGETDLTFTRKTGRDNVHIEIRFEVGEHGDGDPFDGPGGTLAHAYFPVYGGDAHFDDSERWTIRSYRGTNLFQVAAHEFGHSLGLSHSDVKSALMAPFYRGYDPHFVLDQDDTDAIQALYGEKTKNIPRGTHGPSPPSEEDPELCKDPKIDAMFNTKDGETIVFKGKHYWKLTDNGVASGYPRRIDSTWKELPSNIDAAFTYRNGKTYFFKGTQYWRYINATMDGDYPKEISDGFTGIPDHIDAATVWTGNGKIYFYKGAKFWRFDPASKPPVRSNYPKLIQNWQGIPNHINSAVTYKGYTYFFQDNAYYRFNDRTFRVDDANPAFPRATAYWWFGCKSANRGTLDDNNVHSEFGKK from the exons ATGACGAGATGGAGCAAGATTGTTTCTCAGCTGTCAAGCATCGATGGCTACCTGACAGCGATAGCGTTCCTCGCTTTGTACACGAGTACGGGAGCGGCGCCAATCGATGCCATCAGCGATACCACTGCTGCG AATTATCTGGCGCAGTACGGATATTTGCCGCCAATAAATCCGGAGATTGGTGCCTTCTTAAGCGAAGAGAAGCTGAAAGCAGCGATAGAAGAATTTCAAGCTTTCGCCGGCCTTAACATAACGg GCGAAATAAATGATGAGACTGCTAAACTTATGGCTACACCAAGATGCGGTGTTAAAGACAAGGTTGGACCAGCTACTGACGGAAGGTCGAAGAGATACGCTCTTCAAG GTTCCAGATGGCGTACAAAAAATCTAACATACAAGATCAGCAAGTATCCGACCGGTCTGAACAAACAGGAAGTGGATAAAGAGATCGCGAAAGCGTTTGGCGTTTGGTCAGGTGAAACTGACTTAACGTTCACCCGCAAAACAGGACGCGACAAC GTTCACATCGAGATCAGATTCGAGGTAGGCGAGCACGGAGATGGTGATCCTTTCGATGGACCTGGTGGTACCTTGGCGCACGCATATTTTCCTGTATACGGTGGCGATGCTCATTTTGACGATTCTGAACGATGGACCATCAGAAGCTATCGCGGTACTAATCTCTTCCAGGTCGCGGCTCACGAATTTGGGCATTCGCTCGGTTTGAGTCATAGCGATGTCAAGAGCGCTCTGATGGCACCCTTCTACCGCGGTTATGATCCCCATTTTGTTTTAGATCAAGACGATACCGATGCTATTCAG GCTTTATATGGGGAAAAAACTAAGAACATACCACGAGGAACTCACGGGCCTTCACCACCTTCCGAAGAAGATCCTGAATTATGTAAGGATCCGAAAATCGATGCAATGTTCAATACTAAGGATGGCGAGACAATTGTGTTCAAGG GAAAACACTATTGGAAATTAACAGACAATGGTGTAGCTAGTGGTTATCCTAGACGTATTGACAGCACGTGGAAAGAACTTCCGTCAAACATAGACGCTGCATTTACATACAGGAATGGCAAGACATATTTCTTCAAG GGTACGCAATACTGGAGGTATATTAACGCGACTATGGATGGTGATTACCCAAAGGAAATTAGCGACGGTTTCACCGGTATTCCCGATCACATCGACGCGGCTACCGTGTGGACCGGAAATGGCAAGATTTACTTCTACAAGGGTGCGAAATTTTGGCGCTTTGATCCGGCGTCGAAGCCACCAGTGAGGAGTAATTATCCTAAACTTATTCAAAACTGGCAAGGCATCCCGAATCACATCAACTCGGCAGTAACTTACAAAGGTTACACGTATTTCTTCCAAGATAACGCCTACTATCGATTCAACGACCGAACGTTCAgg GTGGACGATGCTAATCCCGCCTTCCCAAGAGCAACGGCGTATTGGTGGTTTGGATGCAAGTCCGCTAACAGGGGGACGCTAG ACGACAACAATGTACATTCCGAATTCGGGAAAAAGTGA
- the LOC126857133 gene encoding matrix metalloproteinase-14 isoform X4, which yields MTRWSKIVSQLSSIDGYLTAIAFLALYTSTGAAPIDAISDTTAANYLAQYGYLPPINPEIGAFLSEEKLKAAIEEFQAFAGLNITGEINDETAKLMATPRCGVKDKVGPATDGRSKRYALQGSRWRTKNLTYKISKYPTGLNKQEVDKEIAKAFGVWSGETDLTFTRKTGRDNVHIEIRFEVGEHGDGDPFDGPGGTLAHAYFPVYGGDAHFDDSERWTIRSYRGTNLFQVAAHEFGHSLGLSHSDVKSALMAPFYRGYDPHFVLDQDDTDAIQALYGEKTKNIPRGTHGPSPPSEEDPELCKDPKIDAMFNTKDGETIVFKGKHYWKLTDNGVASGYPRRIDSTWKELPSNIDAAFTYRNGKTYFFKGTQYWRYINATMDGDYPKEISDGFTGIPDHIDAATVWTGNGKIYFYKGAKFWRFDPASKPPVRSNYPKLIQNWQGIPNHINSAVTYKGYTYFFQDNAYYRFNDRTFRVDDANPAFPRATAYWWFGCKSANRGTLGGTDELVTSPNQDNTDSGACENSLTSSERTSQLLLGIATVIIARFVMTT from the exons ATGACGAGATGGAGCAAGATTGTTTCTCAGCTGTCAAGCATCGATGGCTACCTGACAGCGATAGCGTTCCTCGCTTTGTACACGAGTACGGGAGCGGCGCCAATCGATGCCATCAGCGATACCACTGCTGCG AATTATCTGGCGCAGTACGGATATTTGCCGCCAATAAATCCGGAGATTGGTGCCTTCTTAAGCGAAGAGAAGCTGAAAGCAGCGATAGAAGAATTTCAAGCTTTCGCCGGCCTTAACATAACGg GCGAAATAAATGATGAGACTGCTAAACTTATGGCTACACCAAGATGCGGTGTTAAAGACAAGGTTGGACCAGCTACTGACGGAAGGTCGAAGAGATACGCTCTTCAAG GTTCCAGATGGCGTACAAAAAATCTAACATACAAGATCAGCAAGTATCCGACCGGTCTGAACAAACAGGAAGTGGATAAAGAGATCGCGAAAGCGTTTGGCGTTTGGTCAGGTGAAACTGACTTAACGTTCACCCGCAAAACAGGACGCGACAAC GTTCACATCGAGATCAGATTCGAGGTAGGCGAGCACGGAGATGGTGATCCTTTCGATGGACCTGGTGGTACCTTGGCGCACGCATATTTTCCTGTATACGGTGGCGATGCTCATTTTGACGATTCTGAACGATGGACCATCAGAAGCTATCGCGGTACTAATCTCTTCCAGGTCGCGGCTCACGAATTTGGGCATTCGCTCGGTTTGAGTCATAGCGATGTCAAGAGCGCTCTGATGGCACCCTTCTACCGCGGTTATGATCCCCATTTTGTTTTAGATCAAGACGATACCGATGCTATTCAG GCTTTATATGGGGAAAAAACTAAGAACATACCACGAGGAACTCACGGGCCTTCACCACCTTCCGAAGAAGATCCTGAATTATGTAAGGATCCGAAAATCGATGCAATGTTCAATACTAAGGATGGCGAGACAATTGTGTTCAAGG GAAAACACTATTGGAAATTAACAGACAATGGTGTAGCTAGTGGTTATCCTAGACGTATTGACAGCACGTGGAAAGAACTTCCGTCAAACATAGACGCTGCATTTACATACAGGAATGGCAAGACATATTTCTTCAAG GGTACGCAATACTGGAGGTATATTAACGCGACTATGGATGGTGATTACCCAAAGGAAATTAGCGACGGTTTCACCGGTATTCCCGATCACATCGACGCGGCTACCGTGTGGACCGGAAATGGCAAGATTTACTTCTACAAGGGTGCGAAATTTTGGCGCTTTGATCCGGCGTCGAAGCCACCAGTGAGGAGTAATTATCCTAAACTTATTCAAAACTGGCAAGGCATCCCGAATCACATCAACTCGGCAGTAACTTACAAAGGTTACACGTATTTCTTCCAAGATAACGCCTACTATCGATTCAACGACCGAACGTTCAgg GTGGACGATGCTAATCCCGCCTTCCCAAGAGCAACGGCGTATTGGTGGTTTGGATGCAAGTCCGCTAACAGGGGGACGCTAG GAGGAACCGACGAACTCGTCACGTCGCCGAATCAGGATAATACGGACTCCGGGGCGTGTGAAAATTCGTTGACTTCATCGGAGAGGACGTCGCAACTTCTGCTCGGCATCGCGACGGTAATCATCGCGAGGTTCGTCATGACTACATAA